Proteins from one Anopheles stephensi strain Indian unplaced genomic scaffold, UCI_ANSTEP_V1.0 ucontig31, whole genome shotgun sequence genomic window:
- the LOC118516529 gene encoding transcriptional activator protein Pur-alpha-like: protein MSDTGSGHDGGAQKDYSQKMDGGGGVLGGGGSGDFDSGQQSQQTEQELATKMLQIQSKRFYLDVKQNRRGRFIKVAEIGADGRRSQIFLALSTAAEFRDHLSTFSDYYASLGPPNPDNVPEDGKLKSEMMIKDNRRYYLDLKENVRGRFLRVSQTITRGGPRSQIAIPAQGMIEFRDALTDLLEEFGTNDGGYKGELPEGRHMRVDNKNFYFDIGQNSRGIYMRVSEVKSNFRTAITVPEKCWPRFRDILNDYCDKMKKTSESTTSSITADNTLQKQTSNNM from the coding sequence ATGTCCGACACTGGTAGTGGACACGACGGAGGCGCCCAAAAGGACTATTCACAGAAGATGGacggcggtggcggtgtgctgggtggcggcggcagcggcgaCTTCGATTCCGGCCAGCAAAGCCAACAGACCGAGCAGGAGCTGGCCACGAAGATGCTGCAGATCCAGTCGAAGCGCTTCTACCTGGACGTGAAGCAGAACCGGCGCGGCCGGTTCATCAAGGTGGCGGAAATCGGTGCGGATGGGCGGCGCAGCCAGATCTTTCTGGCGCTGTCGACCGCGGCCGAGTTCCGGGACCATCTGTCGACGTTCAGCGATTACTACGCGTCGCTCGGCCCACCGAACCCGGACAACGTGCCCGAGGACGGTAAGCTCAAGTCGGAGATGATGATCAAGGACAACCGGCGGTACTACCTGGACCTGAAGGAGAACGTACGGGGCCGGTTTCTGCGCGTGTCGCAGACGATTACGCGGGGCGGTCCGCGCTCGCAGATCGCGATCCCGGCCCAGGGCATGATCGAGTTCCGCGACGCACTGACCGACCTGCTCGAGGAGTTCGGCACGAACGACGGTGGCTACAAGGGCGAGCTGCCCGAGGGGCGCCATATGCGGGTCGATAACAAAAACTTCTACTTCGACATCGGCCAGAACAGCCGGGGAATATATATGCGCGTGTCGGAGGTTAAAAGCAACTTCCGCACCGCGATCACGGTGCCGGAAAAGTGCTGGCCACGGTTCCGCGACATCCTCAACGATTACTGTgacaaaatgaagaaaacgTCCGAGTCAACTACTTCTTCAATCACTGCCGATAATACTTtacaaaagcaaacatcaaataatatgtaa
- the LOC118516533 gene encoding cationic amino acid transporter 2-like isoform X2, with product MASPSCWRILTRRKVLSYDGSSEKLGRILNTFDLTALGVGATLGVGVYVLAGHVSKDQAGPSVVLSFLIAAAASFLAGLCYAEFGARVPKSGSAYIYSYVCIGEFMAFIIGWNLMLEYIIGSASVSRGLSLYIDTLANDTMKTRFLEVAPIEWDFMSNYFDFFAFSVAILLGIALAFGLKKSTMVNNAFTVLNIFIVLFVIVAGAIKADPENWRIRPENVPSQYNAGEGGFFPFGFEGTLRGAATCFFGFVGFDCIATTGEEVRNPRKAIPRAILCSLTIIFLAYFGVSTVLTLVWPYYKQDVNAPLPYVFNEIGWHFAKWIVAIGGIIGLVASLFGAMFPQPRIIYAMAQDGLIFRALGEVSPRFKTPVFGTLCAALLTGTMGGLFDLRALVNMLSIGTLMAYTVVAISILILRFSEYPDPAIPSTSTRDPYESSNLLKARERVTGSAFFKQLFNLSCIRLPTNVSSSVVGVLVTVYCLLAIALSLTIFYAKDAIYEMEPWAWTLFGVLLGLTLLVLLLISIQPRERAEAPFRVPLVPLLPGISIFVNIYLMLMLDVYTWIRFGIWMGIGLSLYAFYGFKNSYREVYASQFGWTKLKYVQ from the exons ATGGCCAGTCCTTCGTGTTGGCGTATACTGACCCGCAGGAAAGTGCTGTCGTACGATGGCAGCTCGGAGAAGCTGGGCCGGATACTGAACACCTTCGATCTGACGGCGCTCGGTGTTGGCGCAACGCTCGGTGTCGGGGTGTACGTGCTGGCAGGCCATGTTTCGAAGGATCAGGCCGGCCCGTCCGTCGTGCTGTCGTTTTTGATAGCGGCCGCGGCGTCCTTTCTGGCTG GTCTGTGCTACGCTGAGTTCGGAGCGCGTGTACCCAAGTCAGGATCGGCGTACATCTACAGCTACGTGTGCATCGGCGAGTTTATGGCATTCATCATCGGCTGGAACCTGATGCTGGAGTACATCATCGGGTCGGCTAGTGTGTCGCGCGGGCTGAGCCTCTACATCGACACGCTGGCAAACGATACGATGAAGACGCGCTTCCTGGAAGTGGCGCCCATCGAGTGGGACTTCATGTCCAACTACTTTGACTTTTTCGCCTTCTCCGTCGCGATCTTACTGGGCA TCGCTTTAGCATTCGGGCTCAAAAAGTCTACCATGGTCAACAATGCGTTTACCGTGCTGAACATCTTTATCGTGCTGTTCGTCATAGTGGCCGGTGCCATCAAGGCGGATCCGGAGAATTGGCGCATCAGGCCGGAAAACGTGCCCAGCCAGTACAATGCCGGCGAGGGAGGCTTCTTCCCGTTCGGGTTCGAGGGTACGCTCCGCGGGGCGGCGACCTGTTTCTTCGGGTTCGTCGGGTTCGACTGTATCGCCACGACCGGCGAGGAGGTGCGCAACCCGCGCAAAGCCATCCCCCGGGCGATCCTCTGCTCGTTGACCATCATCTTTCTTGCGTACTTTGGCGTGTCGACGGTGCTGACGCTCGTTTGGCCCTACTACAAACAGGACGTTAATGCCCCGCTGCCGTACGTCTTCAACGAGATCGGATGGCACTTTGCGAAGTGGATTGTAGCGATCGGCGGCATTATCGGGCTGGTGGCAAGCTTGTTTGGCGCAATGTTCCCACAGCCCCGCATCATCTACGCCATGGCACAGGATGGTCTAATCTTTCGGGCGCTCGGTGAGGTTAGCCCACGGTTCAAGACGCCGGTGTTTGGGACGCTCTGTGCTGCACTGCTCACCGGCACGATGGGTGGTTTGTTCGACCTGCGAGCGCTGGTCAATATGCTGTCGATCGGAACGCTTATGGCGTACACCGTCGTTGCCATCTCCATACTCATTCTAAG ATTTTCCGAATACCCCGATCCGGCCATCCCATCCACAAGCACGCGGGACCCGTACGAGTCGTCGAACCTGCTGAAGGCACGGGAACGCGTGACCGGTTCCGCTTTCTTCAAGCAGCTGTTCAACCTGTCCTGCATTCGGCTGCCGACGAACGTGTCCAGCAGTGTGGTCGGAGTGCTGGTGACAGTCTACT GTCTGCTAGCCATTGCCCTGTCGCTGACGATCTTCTACGCCAAGGACGCCATTTACGAGATGGAACCGTGGGCCTGGACACTGTTCGGTGTGCTGCTGGGGCTaacgctgctggtgctgctgctcatcTCGATACAGCCACGCGAGCGGGCCGAAGCACCGTTCCGGGTGCCGCTGGTGCCACTGCTGCCCGGGATCAGTATTTTCGTCAACATCTATCTGATGCTCATGCTGGACGTTTACACCTGGATACGGTTTGGCATATGGATGGGAATTG GTTTGTCACTGTACGCTTTTTATGGGTTCAAGAACAGCTACAGGGAGGTGTACGCAAGCCAGTTTGGTTGGACCAAACTGAAGTACGTTCAATAG
- the LOC118516533 gene encoding uncharacterized protein LOC118516533 isoform X1, giving the protein MASPSCWRILTRRKVLSYDGSSEKLGRILNTFDLTALGVGATLGVGVYVLAGHVSKDQAGPSVVLSFLIAAAASFLAGLCYAEFGARVPKSGSAYIYSYVCIGEFMAFIIGWNLMLEYIIGSASVSRGLSLYIDTLANDTMKTRFLEVAPIEWDFMSNYFDFFAFSVAILLGIALAFGLKKSTMVNNAFTVLNIFIVLFVIVAGAIKADPENWRIRPENVPSQYNAGEGGFFPFGFEGTLRGAATCFFGFVGFDCIATTGEEVRNPRKAIPRAILCSLTIIFLAYFGVSTVLTLVWPYYKQDVNAPLPYVFNEIGWHFAKWIVAIGGIIGLVASLFGAMFPQPRIIYAMAQDGLIFRALGEVSPRFKTPVFGTLCAALLTGTMGGLFDLRALVNMLSIGTLMAYTVVAISILILRFSEYPDPAIPSTSTRDPYESSNLLKARERVTGSAFFKQLFNLSCIRLPTNVSSSVVGVLVTVYCLLAIALSLTIFYAKDAIYEMEPWAWTLFGVLLGLTLLVLLLISIQPRERAEAPFRVPLVPLLPGISIFVNIYLMLMLDVYTWIRFGIWMGIGLVIYFTCVCCNMRAAKNPDVRIPQFPAVETSSEMGYRRNDDDDAELENGSVVSREHMSFPQQNGYYSQNLSTAISVETADKDARLIELTANVPTKELAVVSALAVAGSGSEPEEEQRQTKQSRSNTSTPKSSFDEIIPLSEGTVRGFTEKVEPNGKVYFVAQEGDTAPGHGGDGRKMTPPVSGEHTEQPGSLTDEKETSKAIAFLDHILDDEDTLPSGEEALSSAEYIGRAKGDDDESLASPVFREQSVIADIHRADDSIVEVEQSSQENVTEEPKISTSDDDQQQVQERTKDQEVNEEADEKAQTPTITIASSDDPPPVDSGNNKSKLKPRVMYIAGMEADGEPAPKLLTEEEQDQINFRAAEKERFMSRLSTLLVNPVKIPLKRLHPPDEEQLEGEHGPRSAESSRQLPAMSPPTGPGIIRSTSEPSFVLLLNKLSHSNSPQESETDEPDPDRARSEHSSVVIPPAPKFDETLFNTIRAGSVIPDTPRSPIPTAPKFDPVLFNTLGKGKAQRASILPTDPEPPTPLPTPVAPAEAPQYYEVELKKLKPVPSSAAVLPAALKPTSPRKEPSRDETNQLENDSEPSNPRAAFKSRLEKILQRGPLDAMGRPKSLQPIAMVAVSEENLQRTIADQQQPASSTDSGLSMGSSKDSIASHITPIATKPRDESFRDRARGFDTAKKKQKLLFDDVLKSINPETRPSSIRNSVEHRVSFRNFKEGLRKTVPPKQFLPDA; this is encoded by the exons ATGGCCAGTCCTTCGTGTTGGCGTATACTGACCCGCAGGAAAGTGCTGTCGTACGATGGCAGCTCGGAGAAGCTGGGCCGGATACTGAACACCTTCGATCTGACGGCGCTCGGTGTTGGCGCAACGCTCGGTGTCGGGGTGTACGTGCTGGCAGGCCATGTTTCGAAGGATCAGGCCGGCCCGTCCGTCGTGCTGTCGTTTTTGATAGCGGCCGCGGCGTCCTTTCTGGCTG GTCTGTGCTACGCTGAGTTCGGAGCGCGTGTACCCAAGTCAGGATCGGCGTACATCTACAGCTACGTGTGCATCGGCGAGTTTATGGCATTCATCATCGGCTGGAACCTGATGCTGGAGTACATCATCGGGTCGGCTAGTGTGTCGCGCGGGCTGAGCCTCTACATCGACACGCTGGCAAACGATACGATGAAGACGCGCTTCCTGGAAGTGGCGCCCATCGAGTGGGACTTCATGTCCAACTACTTTGACTTTTTCGCCTTCTCCGTCGCGATCTTACTGGGCA TCGCTTTAGCATTCGGGCTCAAAAAGTCTACCATGGTCAACAATGCGTTTACCGTGCTGAACATCTTTATCGTGCTGTTCGTCATAGTGGCCGGTGCCATCAAGGCGGATCCGGAGAATTGGCGCATCAGGCCGGAAAACGTGCCCAGCCAGTACAATGCCGGCGAGGGAGGCTTCTTCCCGTTCGGGTTCGAGGGTACGCTCCGCGGGGCGGCGACCTGTTTCTTCGGGTTCGTCGGGTTCGACTGTATCGCCACGACCGGCGAGGAGGTGCGCAACCCGCGCAAAGCCATCCCCCGGGCGATCCTCTGCTCGTTGACCATCATCTTTCTTGCGTACTTTGGCGTGTCGACGGTGCTGACGCTCGTTTGGCCCTACTACAAACAGGACGTTAATGCCCCGCTGCCGTACGTCTTCAACGAGATCGGATGGCACTTTGCGAAGTGGATTGTAGCGATCGGCGGCATTATCGGGCTGGTGGCAAGCTTGTTTGGCGCAATGTTCCCACAGCCCCGCATCATCTACGCCATGGCACAGGATGGTCTAATCTTTCGGGCGCTCGGTGAGGTTAGCCCACGGTTCAAGACGCCGGTGTTTGGGACGCTCTGTGCTGCACTGCTCACCGGCACGATGGGTGGTTTGTTCGACCTGCGAGCGCTGGTCAATATGCTGTCGATCGGAACGCTTATGGCGTACACCGTCGTTGCCATCTCCATACTCATTCTAAG ATTTTCCGAATACCCCGATCCGGCCATCCCATCCACAAGCACGCGGGACCCGTACGAGTCGTCGAACCTGCTGAAGGCACGGGAACGCGTGACCGGTTCCGCTTTCTTCAAGCAGCTGTTCAACCTGTCCTGCATTCGGCTGCCGACGAACGTGTCCAGCAGTGTGGTCGGAGTGCTGGTGACAGTCTACT GTCTGCTAGCCATTGCCCTGTCGCTGACGATCTTCTACGCCAAGGACGCCATTTACGAGATGGAACCGTGGGCCTGGACACTGTTCGGTGTGCTGCTGGGGCTaacgctgctggtgctgctgctcatcTCGATACAGCCACGCGAGCGGGCCGAAGCACCGTTCCGGGTGCCGCTGGTGCCACTGCTGCCCGGGATCAGTATTTTCGTCAACATCTATCTGATGCTCATGCTGGACGTTTACACCTGGATACGGTTTGGCATATGGATGGGAATTG GACTTGTAATATACTTTACGTGCGTATGCTGCAACATGCGTGCTGCCAAGAATCCTGACGTACGCATACCACAGTTCCCCGCGGTAGAAACGTCCTCCGAAATGGGCTACCGAagaaacgatgatgatgatgcggagCTAGAAAATGGCTCGGTAGTGAGCCGTGAGCATATGAGCTTCCCACAGCAGAATGGGTACTACTCCCAGAACCTTAGCACAGCCATATCCGTCGAGACGGCCGATAAGGATGCACGATTGATCGAGCTTACAGCAAACGTTCCCACCAAAGAGCTGGCTGTTGTGTCGGCGCTAGCAGTGGCTGGCAGCGGGTCCGAGCCGGAAGAAGAACAGCGGCAAACGAAACAATCCCGATCGAACACCTCCACGCCCAAGAGCAGCTTCGATGAGATCATACCACTATCCGAAGGGACAGTGCGAGGATTTACGGAAAAGGTAGAACCGAACGGGAAGGTTTATTTTGTGGCACAGGAGGGGGACACCGCACCGGGGCATGGGGGCGATGGGCGAAAAATGACACCTCCAGTGAGTGGGGAGCACACCGAGCAGCCGGGCTCGCTGACGGATGAGAAGGAAACGTCTAAAGCGATCGCATTCCTAGACCACATTCTGGACGATGAAGATACGCTACCGTCCGGCGAGGAAGCGCTCAGCTCGGCTGAGTACATTGGCCGGGCAAAGGGAGACGATGATGAGTCGCTAGCGAGTCCCGTCTTTCGGGAGCAGTCTGTCATTGCCGATATCCACCGGGCGGATGATAGTATCGTGGAGGTGGAACAGAGCTCGCAAGAAAACGTTACGGAAGAACCGAAGATCTCTACCTCAGATGATGATCAGCAGCAAGTACAGGAACGGACAAAGGATCAAGAAGTCAATGAGGAGGCAGATGAAAAGGCACAAACTCCAACGATCACGATAGCGTCCAGTGACGACCCTCCTCCAGTGGATTCCGGGAACAATAAGTCTAAGCTAAAGCCACGAGTGATGTACATCGCAGGGATGGAAGCGGACGGAGAGCCCGCTCCGAAGCTGCTCACCGAAGAAGAGCAGGACCAGATCAACTTCCGAGCGGCAGAAAAAGAGCGGTTCATGAGCCGGCTCAGTACATTGCTTGTCAATCCAGTCAAGATACCGCTTAAGCGACTTCATCCACCCGATGAGGAGCAGTTGGAAGGAGAACACGGGCCACGGTCTGCAGAGTCTAGCCGACAGCTACCTGCAATGTCTCCACCGACTGGCCCGGGCATTATCCGCTCGACCAGCGAACCCAGCTTCGTGCTGTTGCTCAACAAACTTAGCCATTCAAACTCCCCGCAGGAAAGTGAAACGGACGAACCGGACCCGGATAGAGCACGGTCGGAGCACAGTAGCGTCGTCATTCCACCGGCGCCCAAGTTCGACGAAACGCTGTTCAACACAATCCGTGCCGGGTCAGTCATTCCCGACACTCCGCGAAGTCCCATCCCGACGGCTCCCAAGTTCGATCCGGTGCTGTTCAACACGCTCGGCAAGGGAAAGGCTCAGCGGGCGTCGATTTTGCCTACGGACCCCGAACCACCAACCCCGCTCCCAACACCTGTAGCTCCCGCGGAAGCACCACAATATTACGAAGTGGAGCTGAAGAAGCTTAAACCTGTGCCCAGCTCGGCGGCAGTACTTCCTGCCGCACTCAAACCCACATCGCCACGCAAAGAGCCGTCCCGCGATGAGACTAACCAGCTCGAGAACGACTCGGAACCCTCCAATCCTCGGGCAGCTTTCAAGTCTCGGTTGGAGAAGATCCTCCAGCGAGGACCGCTGGACGCAATGGGACGTCCGAAGTCGTTGCAACCGATCGCTATGGTGGCGGTCAGCGAGGAAAACCTTCAGCGTACGATCgccgatcagcagcagccggcTTCGAGCACCGATTCCGGGCTCAGTATGGGCTCGTCTAAAGATTCCATCGCGTCCCACATCACACCGATCGCGACGAAACCGCGCGACGAAAGCTTTCGCGATCGTGCCCGAGGATTCGATACggcgaaaaagaaacagaagcTCCTGTTCGATGACGTGCTGAAGTCGATCAATCCTGAAACGCGCCCCAGCAGTATACGCAACTCGGTCGAGCACCGAGTGTCGTTCCGTAACTTCAAGGAGGGCCTACGGAAGACGGTCCCGCCAAAACAGTTTCTGCCCGATGCGTAG